The Bacteroidota bacterium genome window below encodes:
- a CDS encoding O-antigen ligase family protein codes for MFNLYSAPRESAFLNHFMIFLLMGISSIPILIGNPFLIISFFLALVIFFLKGLKIDSFIISYSLAFLGLFFVHIFVYNQFIYSIFIAYFLRIFLAYFIIKIVGKNSDRYIINQIYFFAIISLIITFLFYLFPQLIDFVNSEITPFFDRLTYFHPNRQHFIIYTMELGWKLDIPRNSGPFWEPGGFAIFLFVALFFNIARHKKIVNLKNIIFFLSIITTQSTSAYLALFVFVILFIVIRYKLIYSAVVLPILVIVFFNLYSKLDFMEGKVEKMYSESQIAYKERVNSRIVSGNINFSNFLSSPIFGIGRFFQIEDEENTGNNGTTLLLAEFGIVGFSYYMICMYASYKNYCKALNFNNKYPFVIIISILILGYSQGIFQKPFFIGLSFMYLINFKPHLNFEYKNILNSNSRMRNNILKSKTSLALDAE; via the coding sequence ATGTTCAATTTATATTCTGCTCCCAGGGAATCAGCATTTCTAAATCACTTCATGATTTTCTTGCTGATGGGAATTTCTTCAATTCCTATTTTGATCGGGAATCCTTTTTTAATTATAAGTTTTTTTTTAGCTCTCGTAATTTTTTTTCTGAAGGGTTTAAAGATAGACTCGTTTATTATAAGTTATTCTTTGGCCTTCCTTGGTTTGTTCTTCGTACACATATTTGTTTATAATCAGTTTATATATTCAATTTTTATAGCGTATTTCCTGAGGATATTTCTGGCATATTTTATAATAAAAATTGTCGGGAAAAATTCAGACAGATACATTATAAATCAGATTTATTTTTTTGCTATTATAAGTCTCATCATTACTTTTTTATTTTATTTATTCCCTCAGTTAATTGATTTTGTAAATTCGGAAATCACTCCTTTTTTTGATAGACTTACTTATTTCCATCCTAATAGACAGCATTTTATAATTTATACAATGGAGTTGGGTTGGAAGCTGGATATACCACGAAACTCCGGACCCTTCTGGGAACCGGGAGGGTTTGCGATTTTTCTTTTTGTAGCACTTTTTTTTAATATAGCGCGCCACAAGAAAATTGTAAATTTAAAGAATATTATTTTTTTTCTGTCAATTATTACAACGCAGTCAACTTCAGCATATCTGGCTTTATTCGTATTTGTAATTTTATTTATTGTTATTCGCTACAAGTTAATATATTCTGCAGTAGTACTTCCAATTTTAGTTATTGTGTTTTTTAACCTCTACTCAAAACTGGATTTTATGGAAGGTAAAGTAGAAAAAATGTACTCTGAATCACAAATTGCTTATAAAGAAAGAGTAAACTCACGAATTGTAAGCGGAAATATTAATTTCAGTAATTTCCTTTCCTCTCCTATATTTGGTATCGGCAGGTTCTTTCAAATTGAAGATGAAGAAAACACCGGGAACAACGGAACAACTCTGCTTCTTGCAGAGTTTGGAATTGTGGGATTCAGTTATTATATGATTTGCATGTATGCTTCTTACAAAAATTACTGTAAGGCTTTGAATTTTAACAATAAGTATCCTTTTGTAATAATTATTTCTATTTTAATACTTGGCTATTCCCAAGGAATTTTCCAAAAACCTTTTTTTATCGGACTTTCATTCATGTACTTGATTAATTTTAAACCTCATTTAAACTTTGAATACAAAAATATTCTGAATAGTAATTCAAGAATGAGAAATAATATTTTGAAATCAAAAACAAGTTTAGCTCTAGATGCAGAATAA
- a CDS encoding NAD-dependent epimerase/dehydratase family protein gives MVKIGITGQNGFIGSNLYNRISLSKDRFQLIPFEKEFFDEPDALNKWVAECDVVVHLAGLNRSSNPNEILETNLRLATDLITALRNKKNPTHLIFASSTQEEEDNAYGNSKRKARELFTDWSKETGSVFSGLIISNVFGPFGKPKYNSVVATFSDLLCSGGMPEILVDKKLNLIYVDDLCKEIIDCIINKTNEPKHVIKATDSFLVTEILAKLMNFQSLYCDKGIIPALDDKFSIDLFNTFRSYINPESFFPYKLKRNEDNRGVFIELVKLHSGGQISFSTTKPDIVRGNHFHTRKVERFAVIKGKAVIEFRKINTDKVYTFHLNGDEPSYVDMPIWYTHNIKNVGSDELFTVFWINEFYDEANPDTYFENV, from the coding sequence ATGGTAAAAATCGGTATCACCGGGCAAAACGGATTTATCGGCTCCAATTTATATAACAGAATTAGTCTGTCAAAAGATAGATTTCAATTAATTCCGTTTGAAAAAGAATTTTTCGATGAGCCGGATGCTTTAAATAAATGGGTTGCTGAGTGTGACGTAGTAGTTCACTTAGCAGGGTTGAACAGAAGCTCGAATCCGAATGAGATTTTAGAAACAAATCTAAGGCTTGCAACTGATTTAATTACAGCTCTAAGGAATAAAAAAAATCCTACGCATCTTATTTTTGCTTCTTCTACTCAGGAGGAAGAAGATAATGCTTACGGTAACTCAAAAAGAAAAGCCCGGGAATTATTTACCGATTGGTCTAAAGAAACAGGTTCTGTTTTTTCCGGACTGATTATATCAAATGTGTTCGGTCCGTTCGGAAAGCCAAAATACAATTCCGTAGTTGCAACTTTTTCTGATCTGCTTTGCAGCGGGGGAATGCCGGAGATTCTTGTTGATAAAAAACTTAATCTGATTTATGTTGATGACCTTTGCAAGGAAATCATAGATTGTATAATTAATAAAACAAATGAGCCAAAGCATGTTATAAAAGCTACTGATAGTTTTCTTGTGACTGAAATACTTGCCAAGCTTATGAACTTTCAAAGCTTGTATTGCGATAAAGGTATTATACCTGCTTTAGATGATAAGTTTTCCATTGACCTGTTCAATACTTTCAGAAGCTATATAAATCCTGAGAGTTTTTTCCCGTATAAACTAAAAAGAAACGAAGACAATAGAGGTGTATTTATTGAACTTGTGAAATTACACTCAGGCGGACAGATTTCTTTTTCAACTACTAAACCAGATATAGTAAGAGGAAATCATTTTCATACAAGAAAAGTCGAAAGATTTGCAGTTATAAAAGGTAAAGCTGTAATTGAATTCAGAAAAATTAATACCGATAAAGTTTATACTTTTCATCTGAACGGAGATGAACCTTCGTATGTAGATATGCCTATATGGTACACGCATAATATTAAAAATGTAGGGAGTGATGAGCTTTTTACTGTCTTCTGGATAAATGAATTTTATGACGAAGCAAATCCCGACACTTATTTTGAAAACGTTTAA
- a CDS encoding CBS domain-containing protein, whose protein sequence is MREENKKFIIHRNVLIKDAISMLDKAGERILFVVDDNESLYGSISDGDIRRWILSEGNMDLTAEKVCFKNPTFAYENYDIEEIKKVILDLRISAIPVLDKDKRIIDILFWNNIFDLHEHKSFKTKLTNSVVIMAGGKGSRLDPFTRILPKPLIPIGEKAVIEIIIDKFFIENDIRNFYLTLNHKAKIIKSYFEELAPEYNVEYVVEDKPLGTAGSMKLLNKKFSEPIFITNCDIIIDCDYASFVEFHKNKGFDLTIAASFKKYKIPYGICEIENGGELTKINEKPEYDYLVNTGMYVINPDTINFIPEDKYFDMTDFIEAIKNNGGKVGVYPISENSWIDTGEWTEYKKAVERLHIS, encoded by the coding sequence TTGAGAGAAGAAAATAAGAAATTTATAATACACAGAAACGTTTTAATAAAAGATGCTATCTCAATGCTTGATAAAGCAGGAGAAAGAATTTTATTTGTAGTCGATGACAATGAAAGCTTATATGGTTCAATTTCTGACGGTGACATCAGAAGATGGATTCTATCGGAAGGGAATATGGATTTAACTGCAGAAAAAGTGTGCTTTAAAAATCCGACATTTGCATATGAAAATTATGATATAGAAGAAATAAAAAAGGTAATATTAGATTTAAGAATATCAGCTATACCGGTACTTGATAAAGATAAAAGAATAATTGATATACTTTTCTGGAATAATATATTTGACCTTCATGAACATAAATCTTTCAAAACAAAGTTAACTAATTCTGTAGTTATTATGGCGGGGGGGAAGGGTTCCCGTTTAGATCCGTTTACCAGAATTCTTCCGAAACCGTTAATTCCCATAGGAGAAAAAGCAGTAATTGAAATTATCATAGATAAATTTTTTATTGAAAACGATATAAGGAATTTTTACTTGACGCTTAATCATAAAGCTAAAATTATTAAATCTTATTTTGAGGAATTAGCTCCTGAGTATAATGTTGAGTATGTTGTTGAAGATAAACCGCTGGGAACGGCAGGGAGTATGAAACTATTAAATAAAAAATTCTCAGAACCTATATTTATAACTAACTGTGATATAATAATTGACTGTGACTATGCAAGCTTTGTTGAATTTCATAAGAACAAAGGATTTGATCTAACTATTGCTGCATCATTTAAAAAATATAAAATTCCATACGGTATCTGCGAGATTGAAAATGGCGGTGAGCTAACTAAAATTAATGAGAAGCCCGAATATGATTATCTTGTAAATACAGGAATGTATGTTATTAATCCTGACACAATAAATTTTATACCTGAAGATAAATATTTTGATATGACAGATTTTATTGAGGCAATTAAAAATAACGGAGGTAAGGTTGGTGTTTATCCTATCAGCGAAAATTCCTGGATAGATACCGGCGAATGGACTGAATACAAAAAAGCTGTTGAAAGACTGCACATCTCATAA
- the wecB gene encoding UDP-N-acetylglucosamine 2-epimerase (non-hydrolyzing), translated as MSEHKKLKVMTVVGTRPEIIRLARVLNKLDSSPAIEHILVHTGQNYDYELNQIFFDDMELRKPDHFLNASSNNASTTIGNTIVNIDEVLEKEKPDAFLVLGDTNSCLCCLNAKKRKIPIFHMEAGNRCFDQRVPEETNRKIVDHISDINLTYSDIAREYLLREGLPADRIIKTGSPMYEVLNYFSDKIENSEILKHLSLTPKNYFVVSSHREENISSDRNFSNLVKILNEIAELYKMPVILSTHPRTRKRIEEGKLEFNPLIQFLKPFSFTDYVKLQKNSKAVLSDSGTITEESSILKFPALNIREAHERPEGMEESAVMMVGMNPDLVINGLKQLEYEENQKTKFHHVKDYSMDNVSDKVVRIIISYTDYINTTVWKKNII; from the coding sequence ATGTCTGAGCATAAAAAATTAAAAGTAATGACAGTTGTAGGTACCAGACCTGAAATTATAAGGCTGGCAAGAGTTTTAAACAAGCTGGATAGTTCTCCTGCGATTGAGCATATACTCGTCCATACGGGGCAAAATTATGATTATGAGCTCAACCAGATTTTTTTCGATGATATGGAGCTTAGAAAGCCTGACCATTTTCTTAATGCGTCGAGCAATAATGCTTCAACGACAATTGGCAACACTATAGTTAACATAGATGAAGTTTTAGAAAAAGAAAAACCCGATGCCTTTCTGGTTCTGGGAGATACTAACAGCTGTCTTTGCTGTCTTAATGCTAAGAAAAGAAAAATTCCTATTTTTCATATGGAAGCCGGCAACAGGTGTTTCGACCAGAGAGTGCCTGAAGAAACAAACAGGAAAATTGTTGACCACATCAGCGATATAAATTTGACATACAGCGATATTGCAAGAGAATATTTGTTGAGGGAAGGATTGCCTGCCGATAGAATAATAAAAACAGGAAGTCCTATGTATGAGGTGCTGAATTATTTTTCAGACAAAATTGAAAACTCCGAAATATTAAAACATCTTTCACTAACACCAAAAAATTATTTTGTAGTTTCTTCTCACCGGGAAGAAAATATAAGCTCAGACAGAAATTTTTCAAATCTTGTTAAAATTTTAAATGAGATTGCTGAATTATATAAGATGCCTGTAATTTTATCCACACATCCGAGAACAAGAAAAAGAATTGAAGAAGGTAAGCTTGAATTTAATCCTCTTATACAATTTCTTAAGCCGTTTTCGTTTACTGATTATGTTAAGCTTCAGAAGAATTCAAAAGCAGTACTTTCAGACAGCGGAACAATAACGGAAGAGTCATCAATACTTAAATTTCCTGCTTTGAATATCAGAGAAGCGCATGAAAGACCGGAAGGTATGGAAGAGTCAGCTGTAATGATGGTGGGAATGAATCCGGACTTGGTAATAAACGGGTTGAAGCAGCTTGAGTACGAAGAAAATCAAAAAACTAAATTCCATCATGTGAAAGATTATTCAATGGATAACGTTTCCGATAAAGTTGTGCGTATTATTATTTCATATACTGATTACATAAATACAACCGTTTGGAAAAAAAATATTATTTAA
- a CDS encoding acyltransferase has product MININPTKLSWVLRAIPNFLWPLKFYLTRYSLKSHGKNFKFGSNCTFSDHRKIEVGDNVFIGDKSVIAAIVPVKIGDNVMFGPEVMVMGGDHNISVVGKPMRFVHTGGKNIPVIFENDVWVGARAMILKGVKACEGSVIGAGSMVTKSVPPYSINVGSPSKTIKCRFSREELKEHLKLVNSKYTFEEIEKLYNEIGMKI; this is encoded by the coding sequence TTGATTAATATTAATCCTACAAAATTAAGCTGGGTACTCAGAGCGATACCAAATTTCTTATGGCCGTTAAAATTTTATTTAACACGGTATTCACTTAAAAGTCATGGGAAAAATTTTAAGTTTGGTTCTAACTGTACATTTTCAGACCATCGCAAAATTGAAGTCGGTGATAATGTATTTATAGGGGATAAGTCTGTGATTGCAGCAATTGTTCCTGTAAAAATTGGTGACAATGTGATGTTTGGTCCTGAAGTAATGGTAATGGGAGGTGATCATAATATAAGTGTTGTGGGTAAACCAATGAGATTTGTTCATACCGGAGGGAAAAATATTCCGGTGATTTTTGAAAATGATGTTTGGGTTGGAGCAAGAGCAATGATTTTAAAAGGTGTGAAAGCGTGTGAGGGTTCAGTTATCGGGGCAGGTTCAATGGTAACAAAATCCGTTCCTCCTTATTCTATAAATGTCGGCAGTCCTTCGAAAACAATAAAATGCAGATTCTCACGGGAAGAATTAAAGGAACATTTGAAACTGGTAAACTCAAAATACACTTTTGAAGAAATAGAAAAGTTGTATAACGAAATCGGTATGAAGATATAA
- the asnB gene encoding asparagine synthase (glutamine-hydrolyzing): MCGIAGYINFDKEKFASKEIAKRMTDVIAHRGPDGEGFFIDKNLALGHRRLSIIDLSTGDQPMFSDDKTIALVFNGEIYNYIELKEELRSLGHKFRTTSDTEVIIHAYQQWGTACQSKLNGCWGFAIWDDKEKYLFVSRDRLGEKPIHYSVFNNTFIFGSEIKSLFAFGVPDEKDLSLVELYFFLKFIPAPFTFFKNIKKLMPGHYLIIKDNDVKEHKYWDLPEIDERSMAKNKPAIYEEFESLLKNSIDIRMRSDVPFGALLSGGLDSASIVAMMSEISKYPVETFTIGYEQSAFDEKDLAQDVADKFNTNHHVYNVIPESFDESLNKVLYHYDEPFGDSSAIPTGIVSQFARKYVKMVLTGDGGDEVLSGYPSFQGVKLSSYYKKVPGFVREVVPGALGLVSKSTRGTMRYRINRYERLFRTANLDFASSMIERMPTNEISSVKNLFKNRNDIYSIEDYTNDLLSHCSYKGDFYKLMFLNFKLFLPEDYLVKVDRMSMAHSLEARVPFIDHRLVEFSVGIDKSVKMERLERKSILRNTIGKKLLPPSLLKASKKGFRVPLVEWFKEPEMKERLEKLYKNDFGLNESAIKNFITENSLGKKDNSNIIWMLIVLQEICNRKND; encoded by the coding sequence ATGTGCGGAATAGCAGGATATATAAATTTTGATAAAGAAAAATTTGCTTCAAAGGAAATTGCAAAGAGAATGACTGATGTTATTGCTCATCGCGGACCTGACGGAGAAGGATTTTTTATTGATAAAAATTTAGCGCTGGGTCACAGAAGACTATCTATAATAGATTTATCCACCGGTGACCAGCCGATGTTCAGTGATGATAAGACTATTGCTTTAGTTTTTAACGGAGAGATTTATAATTATATAGAACTAAAAGAAGAATTAAGATCTTTAGGACATAAATTCCGGACAACTTCCGATACTGAGGTAATAATTCATGCCTATCAGCAATGGGGAACAGCCTGCCAATCGAAATTAAACGGCTGCTGGGGGTTTGCCATATGGGATGACAAAGAAAAATATTTATTTGTTTCAAGGGATAGATTAGGTGAAAAACCTATACACTATTCCGTCTTTAATAATACATTTATATTTGGTTCTGAAATAAAAAGCCTGTTTGCTTTTGGAGTTCCGGATGAAAAAGATTTATCGTTAGTTGAGTTATATTTCTTCCTGAAATTCATTCCTGCCCCGTTTACATTTTTTAAAAATATTAAAAAGTTAATGCCGGGACATTATCTTATAATAAAAGATAATGACGTAAAGGAACATAAATACTGGGACCTGCCTGAAATTGATGAAAGGAGCATGGCTAAAAACAAACCAGCCATTTATGAAGAGTTTGAATCACTGCTGAAAAATTCCATTGATATAAGAATGAGAAGTGATGTTCCTTTCGGAGCGCTGCTCAGCGGGGGACTTGATTCCGCCAGTATCGTTGCAATGATGTCAGAAATTTCAAAATATCCGGTAGAAACATTTACGATAGGATACGAACAATCTGCATTTGATGAAAAAGATCTCGCACAGGATGTCGCGGATAAATTTAATACTAATCATCATGTTTATAACGTAATTCCGGAATCATTTGATGAATCTTTAAATAAGGTTTTGTATCATTATGATGAACCGTTCGGAGATTCTTCTGCAATCCCGACAGGAATTGTATCGCAGTTTGCACGAAAATATGTCAAGATGGTTCTTACCGGTGACGGAGGTGATGAAGTACTTTCAGGTTACCCTTCTTTTCAGGGAGTTAAGCTTTCCTCTTATTATAAAAAAGTACCGGGTTTCGTCCGAGAAGTTGTACCGGGTGCTTTAGGTTTGGTTTCGAAATCTACCAGAGGGACAATGCGGTACAGAATAAACAGATATGAAAGATTATTCAGGACTGCAAACCTTGATTTTGCTTCAAGTATGATAGAGCGTATGCCCACTAATGAAATCAGTTCGGTAAAAAATTTATTCAAAAACAGAAACGATATTTATTCTATTGAGGACTATACAAACGATTTGCTTTCACACTGCAGCTATAAAGGAGATTTTTATAAATTAATGTTTTTAAATTTTAAACTTTTTCTTCCTGAAGATTATCTTGTAAAAGTAGACAGAATGTCTATGGCGCACTCACTTGAAGCACGTGTTCCTTTTATAGATCACAGGCTTGTTGAATTTTCGGTTGGAATAGATAAAAGTGTTAAGATGGAAAGACTTGAGAGAAAAAGTATATTAAGAAATACAATCGGGAAAAAGCTGCTGCCTCCATCTTTATTGAAAGCTTCGAAGAAAGGATTCAGAGTACCCCTAGTTGAATGGTTCAAAGAACCTGAAATGAAAGAGAGATTGGAAAAATTGTACAAGAATGATTTCGGTCTGAATGAATCCGCAATTAAAAATTTCATAACAGAGAATTCCCTTGGTAAAAAAGATAATAGTAATATAATTTGGATGCTGATTGTTTTGCAGGAGATTTGTAACAGAAAGAATGACTGA
- a CDS encoding oligosaccharide flippase family protein: protein MIERSKKLIATFNNKAALLFSSSSVILSVVKLISGIIIIKWVIPEDVGMWNSVSLIQSYAAILQLGALSGLNRELPFFIGKGDNEYIVKLAQTANAFITYLNYILLAVCVLASAYVYFFVSNDIKLLFGILSIGLITASAFYNTYLNVTYRANHEFVKLSKIQLYISGFTIVTIVLPYFWNYYGLVLRTVLISIFTTVFVYAVRPIRVKPKFIKSSFKELIKTGLPIYIVGYFDDLSKTFNRTILLTIGGVVVVGYYSPAIAILSGIAMLPAAIGQYIYPQMSYNLGKFNDAKKLWKWVWKSAFAMLLIGFPAVLIGWFTIPFFIEKYFQNYIPGIFACQMALIAGVLDSAGVGINVLNTLKEFKWLTILLIFKLAAFWFLMQFFASIMSPIDGVSVGLVIAQFLYLIFSLAVCYKVTKGFDFKKKLLSLKKKNEI from the coding sequence TTGATTGAACGTTCTAAAAAACTAATAGCCACTTTTAATAATAAAGCTGCGCTGTTATTTTCTTCATCTTCGGTAATACTCAGTGTTGTAAAGCTGATAAGCGGAATAATAATTATTAAGTGGGTTATTCCCGAGGATGTTGGCATGTGGAATTCCGTGTCTCTCATTCAGTCATATGCTGCAATTTTACAGCTTGGAGCGTTAAGCGGATTGAACAGGGAACTTCCGTTTTTCATAGGCAAAGGTGATAATGAATACATAGTTAAGCTGGCGCAGACTGCAAATGCTTTTATCACATACTTAAATTATATTTTGCTTGCCGTATGTGTGCTTGCATCAGCATATGTTTATTTTTTTGTATCTAATGATATAAAACTTTTATTTGGTATCCTCTCTATAGGATTAATTACTGCGTCAGCTTTTTATAATACATATCTGAATGTTACTTACCGCGCTAATCATGAGTTTGTAAAACTTTCTAAGATTCAGTTGTATATAAGCGGGTTTACAATTGTAACAATTGTGCTTCCGTATTTTTGGAATTATTACGGATTAGTTTTAAGAACCGTTCTTATAAGTATTTTTACCACTGTTTTTGTTTACGCTGTCAGACCTATCAGGGTGAAACCTAAATTTATTAAATCTTCTTTTAAAGAATTAATAAAAACAGGACTGCCAATTTATATCGTTGGATATTTTGATGACCTGTCAAAAACATTCAACAGAACAATTTTACTGACTATCGGCGGAGTTGTTGTGGTAGGATATTATTCGCCTGCTATTGCAATTTTATCCGGCATAGCAATGCTGCCTGCAGCTATAGGGCAGTACATTTATCCGCAGATGTCATACAATCTTGGAAAGTTTAACGATGCAAAAAAGTTATGGAAGTGGGTATGGAAGTCTGCCTTTGCAATGCTATTAATAGGTTTTCCTGCAGTGTTAATAGGCTGGTTCACTATCCCGTTTTTTATAGAAAAATATTTTCAGAATTATATTCCCGGGATTTTTGCATGTCAGATGGCATTGATTGCCGGAGTTTTAGATTCTGCAGGTGTTGGTATAAATGTTCTTAACACTTTAAAAGAGTTTAAGTGGCTTACCATACTTTTAATTTTTAAGCTTGCTGCATTCTGGTTTTTGATGCAATTTTTTGCTTCAATAATGTCTCCTATTGATGGAGTTTCGGTTGGTTTGGTAATTGCCCAGTTTCTATATCTGATTTTTTCTTTAGCAGTCTGCTATAAAGTAACAAAGGGTTTTGATTTCAAAAAGAAATTACTTTCTTTAAAAAAGAAAAATGAAATTTGA
- a CDS encoding glycosyltransferase, whose protein sequence is MSLSDRKIIFITLQDFNLKADAGVNRLSSLAKGLGLITKHVKIWGLVPSKSLKLKTEYLEYSNLSFFTVKSQREGKFNNIAALYIGTINLILWLTLFAGKNDIVINYQSKRKFWFVDNIVLLISKIKKYTTVLELTEDVKVYTNDPLEVKIYEKHIAKYDMCYVISSALFSYVSQFNKNVEIISMTVDYERFSTFDNEINKNITNGYIAYCGSINQHKDGVSDLINALSVVSKNYPGIRLKLAGSYFSDYKTEMDKLISEHKLESKIEVTSYLSGDEIVTFLQNSVMAVLARPSSPQADFGFPTKLGEYLASGTPVVVTDISDVSKVLENEKEALIIPPDDSAALASAIEKILSDYDRYKEMGMNGKKAAKNVFNYKVQSAKLLKFLTANAVN, encoded by the coding sequence ATGAGCCTTTCCGATCGAAAAATAATATTTATAACATTACAGGATTTTAACTTAAAAGCTGATGCAGGTGTAAACAGGTTAAGCTCGTTAGCTAAAGGTCTGGGATTAATTACAAAACATGTAAAAATATGGGGTCTGGTTCCAAGCAAGTCTCTGAAACTAAAGACAGAATATTTGGAATATTCAAATCTTAGTTTTTTTACAGTTAAGTCTCAACGTGAAGGAAAATTCAATAACATAGCAGCGCTTTACATAGGTACAATAAATTTGATTTTATGGTTAACTCTTTTTGCCGGAAAAAATGATATTGTTATAAATTATCAGTCAAAAAGAAAATTCTGGTTTGTTGATAATATTGTTCTGTTGATATCCAAAATAAAAAAGTATACTACTGTGCTGGAGTTGACTGAAGATGTCAAAGTTTATACAAATGATCCTCTGGAAGTAAAAATTTATGAAAAGCACATAGCAAAATATGATATGTGCTACGTTATCTCTTCAGCATTGTTTTCATATGTAAGTCAGTTCAATAAAAACGTAGAAATTATTAGTATGACTGTTGATTACGAACGGTTTTCAACATTTGATAATGAAATCAACAAGAATATAACTAACGGTTACATTGCATACTGTGGTTCTATAAATCAGCATAAAGACGGAGTCTCTGATTTAATAAATGCACTTTCCGTTGTTTCAAAAAATTATCCTGGTATCAGATTAAAGTTAGCAGGTTCATATTTTTCAGATTATAAAACAGAGATGGATAAACTGATTTCTGAACATAAGCTTGAATCAAAAATTGAAGTCACGAGTTATCTTAGCGGAGATGAGATTGTAACTTTTCTTCAAAACTCAGTTATGGCAGTTCTTGCAAGGCCTTCATCACCTCAAGCTGATTTTGGATTTCCGACAAAATTGGGAGAATATCTGGCAAGCGGTACTCCGGTTGTTGTTACAGATATTAGTGATGTGAGTAAAGTTTTAGAAAACGAAAAAGAGGCGTTGATTATTCCTCCTGATGACAGTGCTGCTTTAGCATCTGCAATTGAGAAGATTCTTTCTGATTACGATAGATATAAAGAAATGGGCATGAATGGAAAGAAGGCTGCTAAAAATGTATTTAACTATAAAGTTCAATCTGCAAAACTCCTGAAGTTTCTCACTGCAAATGCTGTTAATTAG